A part of Desulfomicrobium apsheronum genomic DNA contains:
- a CDS encoding hemolysin family protein, with amino-acid sequence MTILALEIFFIFLLIAVNGVFSMSEIAVLTSRRHALKREAKRGNARARLVLGLAGHPEKFMSAVQVGITLIGILTGVFSGATISGGLSLRIAEAFDVSAEVSETAAVFITVSVITYFTLIFGELLPKKLALSNPDRWAKAIAPVITFVQAVAHPVVVLVSRNVHLLARILGIGEGRSGLTEEDFRSVIDEARARGIIEPEEKDMLNRVMHFADQRVSAVMTHRSRVVQIDVADGEQRNAEVLRQANHSNYPVVEGSADNLIGFVSVKDLYGKSLGGQSIRSVLQEPIFIQETLSAMSLLGAFKETGNKIAIVVDEYGDIQGLVTLTDILESLVGEIRENSLEVPLIAGREDGSWLVDAHAPLYDVFHRLGIDVPTDQSFPGINTISGFILHHLGDIPSESQFFTYHGFRFEIVDMDGQRLDKILISRLEGDDPGGS; translated from the coding sequence ATGACCATACTCGCGCTTGAGATTTTCTTTATTTTCCTGCTCATAGCGGTCAACGGCGTCTTCTCCATGTCCGAAATCGCCGTCCTGACATCCAGGCGGCATGCGCTCAAACGAGAGGCCAAAAGGGGAAACGCCCGGGCGCGCCTGGTCCTGGGTCTGGCCGGTCATCCCGAGAAATTCATGTCCGCCGTGCAGGTAGGCATCACCCTCATCGGCATACTCACCGGCGTTTTCAGCGGCGCCACGATTTCGGGAGGATTGTCCTTGAGAATCGCCGAGGCGTTCGATGTGTCCGCCGAGGTGTCCGAGACCGCCGCCGTCTTCATCACGGTCTCCGTGATCACCTATTTCACGCTCATATTCGGCGAGCTTCTGCCCAAGAAGCTCGCCCTTTCCAATCCCGATCGCTGGGCCAAGGCCATTGCGCCCGTCATCACGTTCGTTCAGGCCGTGGCCCATCCCGTCGTGGTGCTCGTCTCCCGAAATGTGCACCTCCTCGCGAGGATACTTGGGATTGGCGAAGGCAGAAGCGGGCTGACTGAAGAGGACTTCAGATCGGTCATTGATGAGGCCCGGGCCAGGGGCATTATCGAACCGGAGGAAAAGGACATGCTCAACCGCGTCATGCACTTCGCGGATCAGCGCGTTTCGGCTGTCATGACGCATCGGTCGCGCGTGGTGCAGATCGACGTGGCCGACGGCGAGCAGAGAAATGCCGAGGTCCTGCGCCAGGCAAACCACTCGAATTATCCGGTGGTGGAAGGTTCGGCGGACAACCTGATCGGCTTCGTGAGCGTGAAGGACCTCTACGGAAAGAGCCTCGGCGGACAGAGCATCCGCAGCGTGCTCCAGGAACCGATATTCATCCAGGAAACGCTTTCGGCCATGTCCCTCTTGGGCGCTTTCAAGGAGACCGGAAACAAGATCGCCATCGTCGTCGACGAGTATGGCGACATCCAGGGGCTCGTCACCCTGACGGACATTCTGGAATCCCTCGTCGGTGAAATCAGGGAGAACTCCCTGGAAGTTCCGCTCATTGCCGGGCGCGAGGACGGTTCATGGCTGGTGGACGCCCACGCGCCGCTTTACGACGTCTTCCACAGGCTGGGCATCGACGTGCCGACGGATCAGTCCTTTCCGGGGATCAACACCATCAGCGGATTCATTCTGCATCATCTCGGCGACATACCCAGTGAGTCGCAGTTTTTTACCTACCACGGGTTCAGATTCGAAATCGTGGACATGGACGGGCAACGGCTCGACAAGATTCTCATTTCCCGGCTTGAGGGCGACGATCCTGGCGGGTCGTGA
- a CDS encoding ion channel: MIGFVPIWGQVEDTSPTVPQAEYWTIVTLTTVGYGGISSVTPLGKALAAVFHLPTLR; this comes from the coding sequence ATGATTGGGTTTGTGCCAATCTGGGGCCAGGTGGAAGACACCAGCCCGACGGTCCCCCAAGCCGAGTATTGGACCATCGTGACCCTGACCACGGTGGGCTATGGAGGCATCTCTTCGGTCACGCCGCTTGGGAAGGCTCTGGCCGCCGTGTTTCATCTTCCGACGTTGAGGTGA
- a CDS encoding tlde1 domain-containing protein, whose protein sequence is MPWHYNQRSGKIVGPGGEEYQGYSGRGVHKNEPRSEAIVDSGPIPCGTWRINLDHYDSATLGPFVLKLNPVGHSAHGRTHFRIHGDKTGALGTASKGCIVLSREARKAIVRSGETTLEVR, encoded by the coding sequence ATGCCATGGCATTACAATCAAAGATCAGGCAAAATCGTCGGTCCCGGAGGGGAGGAATACCAGGGATACAGCGGGCGCGGAGTCCACAAGAATGAGCCAAGATCCGAAGCGATAGTCGATTCTGGCCCGATTCCCTGCGGCACATGGCGCATCAATCTCGACCATTACGACAGCGCCACTCTGGGACCTTTCGTGCTGAAACTGAATCCTGTCGGCCACTCTGCGCACGGAAGAACCCATTTCAGAATTCACGGAGACAAAACAGGTGCCTTGGGCACCGCATCCAAAGGGTGCATAGTCTTGAGTCGCGAAGCTCGGAAAGCCATTGTCAGAAGCGGCGAAACCACTCTTGAAGTGAGGTAG
- a CDS encoding CopG family ribbon-helix-helix protein — MNPSETVSTSFRASKDKIERIDAIATSMGRSRNWLLNKALDDILEHQAWFVEEVQKGIEAADKGELASPDEVTAIFNKYGA; from the coding sequence ATGAACCCATCAGAAACCGTATCCACCAGTTTTCGGGCATCAAAAGACAAAATTGAGCGTATCGACGCGATCGCCACGTCTATGGGTAGAAGCCGCAACTGGCTCCTGAACAAAGCGTTGGACGACATTCTGGAGCATCAGGCCTGGTTCGTGGAGGAGGTCCAAAAAGGCATTGAGGCCGCCGATAAAGGCGAACTCGCATCCCCGGATGAAGTGACAGCGATCTTCAACAAATACGGGGCATAA
- a CDS encoding type II toxin-antitoxin system RelE/ParE family toxin, producing MPRWTKLAIRDLDSVLEYIAADDAESAQRVAQAIRSASERLDQFPQMGRNGAEMSTKELVVPGLPYILIYRQQGPAIQILRLLHSRQKWPLT from the coding sequence ATGCCCAGATGGACAAAACTCGCCATAAGAGACCTGGACAGCGTGCTTGAGTACATCGCCGCCGATGATGCCGAGTCTGCCCAGCGAGTCGCCCAAGCGATCCGGTCAGCCAGCGAACGTCTGGACCAATTCCCCCAGATGGGCCGGAATGGAGCCGAAATGAGCACAAAGGAACTTGTAGTACCTGGACTGCCGTATATATTGATCTATCGACAGCAAGGCCCCGCAATCCAAATTTTAAGGCTTCTACATTCACGTCAAAAATGGCCACTAACATGA
- a CDS encoding TsoY family (seleno)protein: MTEASSRPSDNYAPLYFLTSLGCGGLTVTFFMWLMHWTRHPGRSVPVFEDIVASFIAGGAGVRVMIALAVAGIAFYAFLNIKYLLWNLVRFRQWKRTPAYAQLCSSNAETQLLAMPLALAMTVNVCFILGMVFVPGLWSVVEYLFPLAILAFLAIGVLAFRMLGSFMGRVMTSGGFSCSSNNSFAQALPAFALAMIGVGLSAPAGLSAAPLMAGTGLVLSTFFLIAATLIAAIALVLGIRSLAENGANIETAPTLSVFIPFLTIIGILSLRQNHGLDDHFGLTSGGAERLMMLSQYLSAQLLFALLTGLVLCRLGYVAKYVTGREASVGSYALVCPGVALAVMIHFWLNRGLVDAGLIVKFSFGYWTISVLAVAIQVVTAWLVFILNRKHFRAA; the protein is encoded by the coding sequence ATGACCGAAGCATCAAGCAGGCCGTCTGACAATTACGCGCCACTCTATTTTTTGACGTCCCTTGGTTGTGGAGGACTGACCGTGACTTTTTTCATGTGGCTCATGCACTGGACAAGGCACCCTGGTCGCTCGGTTCCCGTGTTCGAGGATATTGTTGCCTCGTTTATCGCCGGAGGGGCAGGCGTTCGCGTCATGATCGCCCTGGCGGTGGCGGGGATCGCTTTCTACGCTTTCTTGAACATCAAATACCTGCTCTGGAACCTGGTCCGGTTTCGACAGTGGAAACGCACACCCGCCTATGCCCAGTTGTGTTCCTCCAACGCCGAGACGCAGTTGCTGGCCATGCCCCTGGCCTTGGCCATGACGGTCAACGTCTGCTTCATTCTGGGCATGGTCTTCGTGCCGGGTCTGTGGAGCGTGGTAGAGTACCTTTTTCCTCTGGCCATTCTTGCCTTTCTCGCCATCGGCGTTCTGGCTTTCCGCATGCTTGGAAGCTTCATGGGACGGGTGATGACGTCCGGCGGATTCAGTTGCTCCAGCAACAATTCCTTCGCCCAAGCCCTGCCCGCGTTCGCCCTGGCCATGATCGGCGTCGGTCTGTCGGCGCCTGCAGGATTGTCTGCGGCACCTTTGATGGCCGGAACGGGGCTGGTCCTTTCGACTTTTTTCCTGATAGCCGCCACTTTGATCGCAGCCATCGCCTTGGTTCTGGGGATTCGATCACTGGCAGAGAATGGGGCCAACATCGAGACAGCCCCGACACTTTCGGTCTTCATTCCGTTTTTGACCATCATCGGCATCCTGTCGTTGCGCCAGAACCATGGCCTTGACGATCATTTCGGCCTGACCAGCGGCGGGGCCGAACGGCTGATGATGCTCTCGCAGTATCTTTCGGCCCAACTCCTGTTCGCTTTGCTGACCGGGCTTGTACTGTGCCGGTTGGGCTATGTCGCCAAATATGTCACCGGCCGCGAGGCTTCGGTGGGTTCCTATGCCCTCGTCTGTCCAGGCGTGGCACTGGCTGTAATGATCCATTTCTGGCTCAATCGCGGGCTTGTGGACGCAGGCCTGATCGTTAAGTTCTCGTTTGGATACTGGACAATTTCGGTGCTGGCAGTTGCGATTCAGGTTGTGACCGCTTGGCTGGTCTTCATTTTGAATCGCAAGCATTTCAGGGCAGCGTGA
- the prxU gene encoding thioredoxin-dependent peroxiredoxin (Most members of this family contain a selenocysteine.) — protein sequence MEEELAVSCTRPTAEVEQQAPEEHVQPTVVSQGVRPMIQIGRKAPDFTAPAYFNGGFTSVKLSDHLGKWVVLCFYPGDFTFVUSTEISAVAEKHDEFAKLGVQVLSMSTDSIFVHKMWVDDELSKMVTAGTVPFPMLSDGGGNVGKMYGIYDEAGGVDVRGRFLIDPDGVIQAFEVLAPPVGRNIPETLREIQAFQLVRESKGTQATPSGWRPGKQTLKPGPGLVGKVWEVWSVDNAFD from the coding sequence ATGGAAGAAGAGTTGGCGGTAAGCTGCACCCGTCCCACGGCGGAAGTCGAACAGCAGGCACCTGAAGAGCACGTTCAACCCACAGTTGTTTCACAAGGAGTTCGCCCCATGATTCAGATCGGAAGAAAAGCTCCCGATTTCACCGCCCCGGCCTATTTCAACGGAGGGTTCACCTCGGTCAAGTTGTCGGATCACCTGGGAAAGTGGGTGGTTTTGTGTTTCTATCCCGGTGACTTCACCTTTGTCTGATCGACCGAAATCTCGGCGGTCGCCGAGAAGCATGACGAATTCGCCAAGCTTGGCGTGCAGGTGCTGTCCATGAGCACGGACAGCATATTCGTTCATAAAATGTGGGTCGATGACGAGTTGTCAAAGATGGTCACGGCGGGGACCGTGCCTTTTCCCATGCTCTCCGACGGGGGAGGGAATGTCGGCAAGATGTACGGAATATATGACGAAGCAGGCGGCGTTGATGTGCGCGGTCGTTTCCTGATCGACCCGGATGGGGTCATCCAGGCTTTCGAGGTTCTGGCTCCTCCCGTGGGTCGCAACATCCCCGAGACCCTGCGGGAAATCCAGGCTTTCCAACTCGTTCGCGAAAGCAAGGGAACTCAGGCCACGCCTTCGGGCTGGAGACCGGGCAAGCAAACCTTGAAACCTGGTCCGGGCCTGGTTGGCAAGGTTTGGGAGGTCTGGAGCGTCGACAATGCCTTTGACTAG
- a CDS encoding cache domain-containing protein has protein sequence MNKLFCLAGMLMSFFLGSLFLSGPANSMNEPFAWPYADLQVLRTQRVTQLESVLGRLEEKARAAALDKVIVSVLELSAFHAQALRQGTVDGDFEVKISEMKESFRRYYMENYYLFYDILFIDTTGAVVHSLRGESDLQTNLTAGEAASSPLGACISRHPKSEVFIDYHDYTPSSEPAAFLVEPILKQDRLLGWIALQCSVNKINALFAPTGEEYETMETLLVNEKGIMLTDSQFFGDTSVLRAHLNFSNVPSKFAQGQGRMEVTDYRGQECLTTFQVVDFKGARWLVVAKVDKDEVVTKEFALHKRYYTQRLLQAMAGQTCPAMNPPAQRTKKTSIRVDMDEFYRAERSQGLRTFGISTCTGFLAVPPGEFAYLAHVSNKDQTYGGTETNLLDQILENIERFDVSRSGKRQLSFLIVAPHLEGLEGSLDQILDRGYLLSQINVLSCPQARTGEIRYDSEGTVITWTGPDLNPLGAHHIEDAANLGKLMETIIAQGPPE, from the coding sequence ATGAATAAACTGTTCTGTTTGGCCGGCATGTTGATGTCGTTCTTTCTCGGTTCGCTGTTCTTGAGCGGTCCGGCGAATTCCATGAACGAGCCTTTTGCGTGGCCCTATGCGGACCTGCAGGTGTTGCGGACCCAACGAGTGACCCAGCTGGAAAGCGTCCTCGGTCGACTCGAAGAAAAAGCCCGTGCGGCGGCCTTGGACAAGGTGATCGTGTCTGTGCTTGAGCTCTCGGCGTTCCATGCCCAGGCGCTGCGCCAAGGGACAGTCGACGGCGATTTTGAAGTCAAGATTTCCGAGATGAAGGAAAGTTTTCGCCGATATTACATGGAGAATTATTACCTTTTCTACGACATTCTTTTCATCGACACGACCGGAGCCGTGGTCCACAGCCTCCGGGGAGAAAGCGACCTCCAGACAAACCTGACCGCTGGCGAGGCGGCCTCTTCGCCGCTGGGTGCCTGCATAAGCCGGCATCCAAAGAGCGAGGTGTTCATCGACTACCATGACTATACGCCTTCGTCTGAACCCGCAGCGTTCCTGGTGGAGCCAATCCTGAAACAGGATCGATTGTTGGGATGGATCGCCTTGCAGTGTTCGGTCAACAAGATCAACGCCTTGTTCGCCCCGACCGGAGAAGAGTACGAAACCATGGAAACCCTTCTCGTCAACGAAAAGGGGATCATGCTCACGGACTCCCAGTTCTTCGGCGACACCAGCGTGCTCCGGGCCCATCTGAACTTTTCCAATGTGCCCTCGAAGTTCGCCCAGGGCCAAGGACGAATGGAGGTAACAGACTACCGTGGGCAGGAATGCCTGACGACTTTTCAGGTAGTGGACTTCAAGGGAGCGCGATGGCTGGTGGTGGCCAAGGTGGACAAAGACGAGGTTGTCACCAAAGAATTCGCCCTGCATAAGCGGTACTATACCCAGCGACTGCTCCAGGCGATGGCCGGGCAAACCTGTCCGGCGATGAATCCACCGGCGCAAAGGACAAAAAAAACGTCCATACGGGTGGACATGGATGAATTCTATCGAGCCGAACGCAGCCAGGGCCTTCGTACCTTCGGCATATCGACCTGTACGGGCTTTCTTGCCGTCCCGCCCGGTGAATTCGCCTATCTGGCGCATGTAAGCAACAAAGACCAGACATACGGCGGAACGGAAACCAACCTGTTGGATCAAATCCTCGAAAACATAGAGCGTTTCGATGTTTCCCGTAGCGGGAAGCGTCAGTTGTCCTTCCTTATCGTGGCCCCGCATCTGGAAGGTCTGGAGGGCTCGCTGGATCAGATCCTGGACAGGGGCTACCTGCTTTCCCAAATCAACGTTCTCTCATGTCCGCAGGCCCGAACCGGCGAAATCCGCTACGACAGCGAAGGCACCGTGATCACCTGGACCGGCCCTGACCTCAACCCTTTGGGCGCGCACCATATCGAAGACGCAGCCAACCTTGGGAAACTCATGGAGACAATCATCGCTCAGGGCCCGCCGGAATGA
- a CDS encoding Fic family protein, with protein MHHDAFANLDALKSRLDAHRPLAPELVRNLRKDMVLRYTYHSNAIEGNTLTLMETKVVLEEGLTIGGKPLRHHLEAINHADAITYLESLVQENIPLDERILKDLHQLVLRGIDNEAGRYRGCNVIISGAGHTPPDHLHVGERMQSFFDWYRGEAQSLHPVERVARVHADLVIIHPFRDGNGRTSRLVMNLELMRAGFPTVIIPVEDRAAYYENLDKAGKDADYAPFAEQLAQLVEQSFAPYWYLLGIA; from the coding sequence ATGCACCATGACGCCTTCGCCAATCTGGACGCGCTAAAGTCCAGGCTCGACGCTCATCGTCCCCTTGCGCCGGAACTTGTCCGAAACCTGCGCAAGGACATGGTGCTGAGGTACACCTACCATTCCAACGCCATCGAGGGGAACACGCTGACCCTCATGGAGACCAAAGTGGTATTGGAAGAAGGTTTGACCATCGGTGGCAAACCGCTGAGACATCATCTCGAAGCCATCAACCATGCCGATGCCATTACCTATCTGGAAAGTCTCGTGCAGGAGAACATCCCGCTTGATGAGCGCATTTTGAAGGATCTGCACCAGCTTGTCCTGCGGGGTATCGACAATGAAGCCGGGCGTTATCGCGGCTGCAACGTCATCATCTCAGGTGCAGGGCATACGCCACCTGATCATCTCCATGTCGGCGAACGCATGCAGAGCTTCTTCGACTGGTACCGGGGCGAGGCTCAAAGCCTTCATCCGGTGGAAAGGGTTGCCAGGGTGCATGCCGATCTGGTCATCATTCATCCCTTCCGGGACGGCAACGGCAGGACTTCAAGACTCGTCATGAATCTGGAACTCATGCGGGCAGGATTTCCGACCGTGATCATCCCGGTGGAGGATAGGGCCGCCTATTACGAGAATCTGGACAAGGCGGGGAAGGACGCGGATTACGCCCCATTCGCTGAGCAACTTGCCCAACTGGTCGAGCAAAGTTTCGCCCCTTATTGGTATCTGCTTGGCATAGCCTAG
- the secG gene encoding preprotein translocase subunit SecG, with protein MNSLMITIHVIACVTLVVLVLLQSGKEGMGIIFGGGGGSVFGSTGAGNLLSKLTAGAATVFFLTSIIFTYVSTQKHTSPKESIVIDMPVTQTPTAPAGVTTAPAEESAGQEKNQ; from the coding sequence TTGAACTCCCTGATGATAACCATACATGTCATTGCCTGTGTCACCCTTGTCGTTCTCGTCTTGCTGCAATCCGGCAAGGAGGGAATGGGGATAATCTTCGGTGGTGGCGGAGGCTCTGTTTTCGGATCCACCGGTGCCGGCAATTTGCTCAGCAAATTGACTGCCGGAGCGGCGACCGTGTTTTTTCTGACCTCCATCATTTTCACGTACGTCAGCACGCAGAAGCACACTTCCCCCAAGGAATCCATCGTGATCGACATGCCCGTGACCCAGACTCCCACAGCTCCCGCCGGAGTCACCACGGCCCCTGCCGAAGAATCTGCAGGCCAGGAAAAAAATCAGTAA
- the tpiA gene encoding triose-phosphate isomerase, producing MKKLLMAANWKMYKTVEEGVATARELVSLLGTLPQDREVLVCPPFTMMHSVCPILAGKAGCHSGAQNFYPAAQGAFTGEVAPEQLLDLGCTYALAGHSERRHVLGEMDELIGRKVAFGLEAGLKMILCIGETSVERRLGQIEEVLVRQLESGLAGVLSTATAENLAVAYEPVWAIGTGDVAGPDEILAAHALVRSKLESLLPSEGAQIRILYGGSVKPDNAAAIIRLDNVDGVLVGGASLKASSFSQIVLA from the coding sequence ATGAAAAAGCTGCTCATGGCCGCCAACTGGAAGATGTACAAGACGGTGGAGGAGGGCGTGGCCACGGCCAGGGAACTGGTCTCGCTGCTCGGCACACTGCCCCAGGACAGGGAAGTGCTGGTCTGCCCGCCGTTCACCATGATGCACTCCGTGTGTCCCATCCTCGCGGGGAAAGCGGGCTGCCACTCCGGGGCCCAGAATTTTTATCCCGCAGCGCAGGGAGCCTTTACAGGTGAAGTCGCCCCGGAGCAGCTTCTGGACCTGGGCTGCACATACGCCCTGGCTGGTCACTCCGAGCGAAGACACGTTCTTGGCGAGATGGACGAGTTGATCGGAAGGAAGGTGGCCTTTGGCCTTGAAGCCGGCCTGAAGATGATCCTCTGCATCGGTGAGACCAGCGTCGAGCGGAGACTGGGCCAGATCGAGGAAGTTCTGGTACGCCAACTCGAAAGCGGGTTGGCCGGAGTGTTGTCCACCGCCACGGCGGAGAACCTTGCGGTTGCGTATGAGCCTGTCTGGGCCATCGGCACCGGCGATGTGGCCGGACCTGATGAAATCCTGGCGGCGCATGCCCTGGTGCGCTCCAAGCTTGAGTCGTTGTTGCCGAGCGAAGGCGCTCAAATCCGCATTCTTTACGGCGGTTCCGTCAAGCCGGACAACGCCGCCGCCATCATCCGCCTTGACAATGTGGACGGTGTGCTGGTAGGCGGCGCAAGTCTCAAAGCGAGCAGTTTCAGCCAGATCGTGCTCGCATAA
- a CDS encoding phosphoglycerate kinase, giving the protein MKFLDELNVSGKRVLMRVDYNVPLKGETIVDDNRIKQSLPTLKLALDSGASLVICSHLGRPKGAPAPEFSLKPVAVRLAELLGREVRMAPDCIGPEVQAMAEGLKAGEVLLLENLRFHPGETKNDPDFSRELAKLGDVYVNDAFGASHRAHASVVGVTEYIKDCCGGLLLKKEWQYLGEALENPARPFVAIIGGAKVSSKLGILKALLEEVDSMIVGGAMANTFRKAQGFEVGTSLVEDDLLEEAMAIMVEAREKGVKFYLPVDFILGTDPKGGIASGVRTYQDIPADEMILDTGPASHTLFAEVIKNAGTVIWNGPMGAFENPAFAQGSINLCRMVGAVSGMTILGGGDTNVIVEQMGMADKFSFISTGGGSFLEFLEGKELPAFTALENKS; this is encoded by the coding sequence ATGAAATTTCTGGATGAATTGAACGTAAGCGGCAAACGGGTCCTCATGCGCGTCGACTACAACGTGCCTCTCAAGGGCGAGACCATTGTCGACGACAATCGCATCAAACAGAGTCTGCCGACCCTGAAGCTGGCACTGGACAGTGGCGCGTCCCTGGTCATTTGTTCCCATCTTGGCAGGCCCAAGGGCGCTCCGGCACCGGAATTCTCCCTGAAGCCCGTGGCCGTGCGCCTGGCGGAGCTGCTCGGACGCGAGGTGCGCATGGCTCCGGACTGCATCGGCCCCGAGGTTCAGGCCATGGCCGAAGGGCTCAAGGCCGGCGAGGTTCTGCTGCTTGAAAATCTGCGCTTTCATCCCGGCGAGACCAAGAATGATCCCGATTTCAGCCGTGAGCTGGCCAAGCTTGGAGATGTCTACGTCAATGACGCATTTGGCGCTTCCCATCGTGCGCATGCCTCCGTGGTCGGGGTTACGGAATACATCAAGGATTGCTGCGGCGGCCTGCTGCTCAAGAAGGAATGGCAGTACTTGGGCGAAGCCCTGGAGAATCCGGCCCGCCCCTTCGTGGCCATCATCGGCGGCGCAAAGGTTTCCTCGAAGCTTGGCATCCTGAAGGCGCTTTTGGAAGAGGTCGACTCCATGATCGTGGGCGGCGCCATGGCCAACACTTTTCGCAAGGCCCAGGGCTTTGAGGTCGGTACCTCGCTCGTGGAGGATGACCTGCTGGAAGAGGCCATGGCCATCATGGTCGAGGCGCGGGAAAAGGGCGTGAAGTTCTATCTGCCCGTGGATTTCATCCTGGGCACCGACCCCAAGGGCGGCATCGCGTCTGGCGTGCGGACCTATCAGGACATTCCTGCTGACGAGATGATCCTGGACACCGGCCCCGCCTCGCACACGCTTTTCGCTGAGGTCATCAAGAACGCCGGCACAGTGATCTGGAACGGGCCCATGGGCGCTTTTGAGAATCCGGCTTTTGCCCAGGGCTCCATCAATCTGTGCCGGATGGTAGGAGCCGTTTCCGGCATGACCATTCTCGGCGGTGGTGACACCAACGTCATCGTGGAGCAGATGGGCATGGCGGACAAGTTCTCATTCATTTCGACCGGCGGCGGTTCCTTCCTGGAATTTTTGGAAGGCAAGGAGCTGCCTGCCTTCACAGCCCTGGAGAACAAGTCATGA
- a CDS encoding GNAT family N-acetyltransferase yields the protein MHQIRISPMSINDHAAAMALWQNTPGIGLSAADEAKAMQSYLQRNPDLSQCAWANELLVGTVLAGHDGRRGYLHHLCVRDDFRHRGVGRRMITGALEGLAALGLEKAHAFLFTDNETGRKFWDRIGWTWRTDIGVVSVTIEEALK from the coding sequence ATGCACCAAATTCGTATATCCCCCATGTCCATCAACGACCACGCAGCGGCGATGGCCCTGTGGCAAAACACCCCCGGCATAGGTCTGTCTGCGGCTGACGAAGCGAAAGCCATGCAGTCCTACCTGCAGCGCAATCCGGACCTGAGCCAATGCGCCTGGGCAAACGAGCTTCTTGTCGGCACGGTTCTGGCCGGTCATGACGGCCGCAGGGGCTACCTGCATCACCTGTGCGTGCGCGATGACTTCAGGCACCGTGGCGTCGGGCGCCGGATGATAACGGGCGCCCTTGAGGGGCTTGCCGCGCTCGGTCTTGAAAAGGCTCACGCCTTTCTGTTCACGGACAACGAAACCGGACGAAAATTCTGGGATCGGATCGGCTGGACATGGCGCACCGACATTGGAGTCGTGTCCGTGACCATCGAGGAGGCGCTCAAATGA
- a CDS encoding M20 metallopeptidase family protein — protein sequence MSTNLLALAREQLDHVRSIRRELHRFPEVGTQLPKTRALVLRELGKLNLSVREDVGGGIVADLRGPDGNPRIALRADMDALPIQEESGLEFASEIPGQGHMCGHDAHTAMLLGAARLLAGQRETLRAGVRFLFQPNEEFQPGGARAMVEAGCLDDVDAVYGLHVWPGKPTGWFGTRKGPLMARPDVFSITLTGKGGHASAPHDCADPILAGSHLVTALQGIISRRVAPHERAVLSVTRFEAGSSYNTIPDKAFLQGTVRALTERTGNFVQAQMQELVGNLAQGMGVKAELDYVRGFPVVVNDAASTAGAVKLLRKLSDNVEDEVEPVMAGEDFSYYLNKVPGCFIFMGCGACDAQGQGGLHNSCFRLDEDCLPWGVAALAGLVRRGGPA from the coding sequence ATGAGTACGAACCTGCTGGCCCTCGCCCGTGAACAACTGGACCATGTGCGTTCCATCCGCCGCGAACTGCACCGCTTCCCCGAGGTCGGGACGCAGCTCCCAAAGACGCGGGCGCTGGTGCTGCGCGAACTCGGCAAGCTGAATCTGAGCGTGCGCGAGGACGTGGGCGGCGGGATCGTCGCCGATCTTCGCGGCCCGGACGGAAACCCGCGCATCGCGCTGCGCGCGGACATGGACGCGCTGCCGATCCAGGAAGAATCCGGGCTCGAATTCGCCTCCGAGATTCCGGGCCAGGGCCATATGTGCGGTCACGACGCCCACACGGCAATGCTGCTGGGCGCGGCGCGACTGCTTGCCGGCCAAAGAGAGACCTTGCGTGCCGGAGTGCGTTTTCTCTTCCAGCCCAACGAGGAATTCCAGCCGGGCGGAGCCAGGGCCATGGTGGAGGCCGGATGCCTGGACGACGTGGACGCGGTCTACGGCCTGCACGTCTGGCCCGGCAAACCCACGGGCTGGTTCGGAACACGCAAGGGCCCCCTCATGGCCCGTCCGGATGTTTTCTCCATCACGCTCACAGGCAAGGGCGGTCACGCCTCGGCCCCGCATGACTGCGCGGACCCAATTCTGGCCGGGAGCCATCTGGTCACCGCGCTGCAAGGCATCATCTCCCGCCGGGTAGCGCCGCATGAACGGGCGGTCCTGAGCGTAACCCGCTTCGAGGCCGGAAGCAGCTACAACACCATTCCGGACAAGGCGTTCCTGCAAGGCACGGTACGCGCCTTGACGGAGAGGACCGGCAATTTCGTGCAGGCCCAGATGCAGGAGCTAGTCGGCAACTTGGCGCAAGGCATGGGCGTCAAAGCCGAGCTTGATTACGTGCGCGGTTTCCCGGTGGTGGTGAACGATGCCGCGAGCACGGCGGGGGCCGTTAAATTGCTGCGCAAACTTTCAGACAACGTGGAGGATGAGGTAGAGCCGGTCATGGCGGGAGAGGATTTTTCGTACTACCTGAACAAGGTTCCAGGATGTTTCATCTTCATGGGCTGCGGAGCCTGCGACGCACAGGGACAGGGTGGACTGCACAATTCCTGCTTCCGCCTCGACGAAGATTGCCTGCCCTGGGGCGTGGCGGCCCTGGCAGGATTGGTCCGTAGGGGCGGTCCTGCGTGA